A stretch of the Osmerus eperlanus chromosome 10, fOsmEpe2.1, whole genome shotgun sequence genome encodes the following:
- the lmnl3 gene encoding lamin L3 isoform X4 produces MASPASTPATSTSRSTRSTARRNTGTASPSGISPTRLSRVQEKEELSHLNDRLAAYIERVRQLENDKSSMLLLLEEKEESKNREMGNVRRLYEEELADVRMSLDALASERARLQIDYSHVVEDHRKLQARNQKKECDLGSAVSQWRNLETALNSKDAECANLLVENRRLEKDLSEHRSHLASLESSLLDTKTQLNTEMLRRVDLENQLQTVREQLNFQKHIREQEVEEVRSRHESRMMEVDSGRQREFESKLSEAMQQLRQEHDGQIQQYKEELEKTYNAKLENAKQSAVKNGDVASSTREELVGTKLRIDTLTSQLIHFQKQNGALESRVCELERTVDRERELGHQRLSQKDQEMATMREQMQGQLEDYENLLDVKLALDMEINAYRKMLEGEEQRLHLSPSPSQHATVSRTHLHGARKLKGKKRKHEGPSGTSPAYKVSQNATAHGHVTVAEIDLDGSYVVLKNNSDTEQPLGGWVVRRSHPDCPEISFQLPPAYVLGGGQTLTIWAAEAGVEANPPSDLVLRDHMSWGPVSDVRVCLLNSNNEETAERRLVCVQGRVEEDFNVDFDEECVTGSDVHHLRRQPKRRKKKCCLLS; encoded by the exons ATGGCCTCTCCCGCCTCCACACCAGCAACCTCCACTAGCCGCTCAACCCGCTCCACCGCCAGACGAAACACCGGCACCGCGTCCCCCAGCGGAATCAGCCCTACCCGCCTGTCCCGGGTCCAGGAGAAGGAAGAGCTCAGCCATCTCAACGACCGACTTGCTGCATACATAGAGCGCGTCCGCCAACTGGAAAATGACAAGTCATCCATGCTGCTCCTgctggaggagaaagaagagtcTAAGAACCGGGAGATGGGCAACGTCCGTCGGCTGTATGAAGAGGAGTTGGCTGATGTCAGGATGAGCCTGGATGCCCTGGCGAGCGAGAGGGCCAGGCTGCAAATTGATTATAGTCATGTTGTAGAAGACCACCGCAAACTACAAGCCAG GAACCAGAAGAAGGAGTGTGACCTGGGCAGTGCGGTGTCTCAATGGAGGAACCTGGAGACGGCCCTGAACTCTAAAGATGCAGAGTGTGCCAACCTACTGGTGGAGAACAGGAGACTGGAGAAAGATCTGTCCGAGCACAGGTCCCATCTGGCCAGT ttggAGTCTTCCCTGTTGGACACGAAGACCCAGCTGAACACTGAgatgctgaggagggtggacttGGAGAACCAGCTGCAAACTGTCAGAGAACAACTCAACTTCCAGAAACACATCCGTGAACAG gaggtggaggaagtccGAAGCAGGCATGAGAGTCGCATGATGGAGGTGGACtctgggaggcagagggagtttGAGAGCAAACTGTCTGAGGCCATGCAACAACTACGGCAGGAACACGACGGACAAATACAGCAGTATAAGGAGGAACTGGAGAAAACCTACAATGCCAAG CTAGAGAATGCCAAGCAGAGCGCTGTGAAGAACGGTGACGTGGCGTCCTCCACCAGAGAAGAACTCGTAGGAACCAAACTGAGGATCGATACGTTGACTTCCCAGCTCATTCACTTCCAGAAACAG aacggGGCCCTGGAGAgccgtgtgtgtgagctggagaGGACAGTGGACCGGGAGCGTGAGCTGGGGCATCAGAGGCTGAGCCAGAAGGACCAGGAGATGGCCACCATGAGGGAGCAGATGCAGGGCCAGCTGGAGGACTACGAGAACCTGCTGGATGTCAAGCTGGCCCTGGACATGGAGATCAACGCCTACAGGAAgatgctggagggggaggagcagag ACTGCACCTGTCTCCAAGCCCCTCCCAGCACGCGACTGTGTcacgcacacacttgcacgGCGCCCGGAAGCTAAAGGGAAAGAAACGTAAACATGAAGGCCCGTCAGGGACCTCACCTGCTTATAAAGTGTCCCAGAATGCAACAGCGCATGGACATGTGACTGTGGCCGAGATCGATCTGGATGGAAGCTATGTCGTGCTGAAGAACAATTCGGACACA GAGCAGCCACTAGGGGGctgggtggtgaggaggagccACCCAGACTGCCCAGAGATATCCTTCCAGCTCCCCCCAGCCTAtgtgctgggaggagggcagaccCTCACC atctGGGCAGCAGAGGCGGGTGTGGAAGCTAACCCCCCCAGTGACCTGGTTCTTAGGGATCACATGAGCTGGGGCCCAGTCTCTGATGTCCGGGTGTGTTTGCTCAACTCCAACAACGAG GAGACAGCGGAGCgcaggttggtgtgtgtgcaggggagagtggaggaggacttTAACGTGGACTTcgatgaggagtgtgtgactGGCAGTGACGTTCACCACCTCAGAAGACAG ccaaagagaagaaaaaagaaatgttGTTTGTTGTCTTGA
- the lmnl3 gene encoding lamin L3 isoform X2, with product MASPASTPATSTSRSTRSTARRNTGTASPSGISPTRLSRVQEKEELSHLNDRLAAYIERVRQLENDKSSMLLLLEEKEESKNREMGNVRRLYEEELADVRMSLDALASERARLQIDYSHVVEDHRKLQARNQKKECDLGSAVSQWRNLETALNSKDAECANLLVENRRLEKDLSEHRSHLASLESSLLDTKTQLNTEMLRRVDLENQLQTVREQLNFQKHIREQEVEEVRSRHESRMMEVDSGRQREFESKLSEAMQQLRQEHDGQIQQYKEELEKTYNAKMNLCVREARISCRTVLDRIIVLDLKVVGEEGEGCMERREEGWDLVKRGEVLERGEVLERGEVLERGEVLERGEVLERGEVLERGEVLERGEVLERGEVLERGGLCEMVDEGAEREGLQEVVDGEKRGGMLMKECVIRLKKLENAKQSAVKNGDVASSTREELVGTKLRIDTLTSQLIHFQKQNGALESRVCELERTVDRERELGHQRLSQKDQEMATMREQMQGQLEDYENLLDVKLALDMEINAYRKMLEGEEQRLHLSPSPSQHATVSRTHLHGARKLKGKKRKHEGPSGTSPAYKVSQNATAHGHVTVAEIDLDGSYVVLKNNSDTEQPLGGWVVRRSHPDCPEISFQLPPAYVLGGGQTLTIWAAEAGVEANPPSDLVLRDHMSWGPVSDVRVCLLNSNNEETAERRLVCVQGRVEEDFNVDFDEECVTGSDVHHLRRQPKRRKKKCCLLS from the exons ATGGCCTCTCCCGCCTCCACACCAGCAACCTCCACTAGCCGCTCAACCCGCTCCACCGCCAGACGAAACACCGGCACCGCGTCCCCCAGCGGAATCAGCCCTACCCGCCTGTCCCGGGTCCAGGAGAAGGAAGAGCTCAGCCATCTCAACGACCGACTTGCTGCATACATAGAGCGCGTCCGCCAACTGGAAAATGACAAGTCATCCATGCTGCTCCTgctggaggagaaagaagagtcTAAGAACCGGGAGATGGGCAACGTCCGTCGGCTGTATGAAGAGGAGTTGGCTGATGTCAGGATGAGCCTGGATGCCCTGGCGAGCGAGAGGGCCAGGCTGCAAATTGATTATAGTCATGTTGTAGAAGACCACCGCAAACTACAAGCCAG GAACCAGAAGAAGGAGTGTGACCTGGGCAGTGCGGTGTCTCAATGGAGGAACCTGGAGACGGCCCTGAACTCTAAAGATGCAGAGTGTGCCAACCTACTGGTGGAGAACAGGAGACTGGAGAAAGATCTGTCCGAGCACAGGTCCCATCTGGCCAGT ttggAGTCTTCCCTGTTGGACACGAAGACCCAGCTGAACACTGAgatgctgaggagggtggacttGGAGAACCAGCTGCAAACTGTCAGAGAACAACTCAACTTCCAGAAACACATCCGTGAACAG gaggtggaggaagtccGAAGCAGGCATGAGAGTCGCATGATGGAGGTGGACtctgggaggcagagggagtttGAGAGCAAACTGTCTGAGGCCATGCAACAACTACGGCAGGAACACGACGGACAAATACAGCAGTATAAGGAGGAACTGGAGAAAACCTACAATGCCAAG atgAATCTCTGCGTTAGAGAAGCCAGGATCTCGTGCAGGACAGTGCTAGACCGCATCATTGTGCTGGATCTCAAGGTggtaggagaggaaggagagggatgtatggagaggagagaggaagggtgggatctggtaaagagaggagaggtgctggagaggggagaggtgctggagagaggagaggtgctggagagaggagaggtgctggagaggggagaggtgctggagaggggagaggtgctggagaggggagaggtgctggagaggggagaggtgctggagagaggagaggtgctggagagaggaggattatGTGAGATGGTAGatgaaggagcagagagagagggattgcaGGAGGTGGtagatggagagaaaagaggtGGAATGCTGATGAAAGAGTGCGTTATCCGACTGAAAAAG CTAGAGAATGCCAAGCAGAGCGCTGTGAAGAACGGTGACGTGGCGTCCTCCACCAGAGAAGAACTCGTAGGAACCAAACTGAGGATCGATACGTTGACTTCCCAGCTCATTCACTTCCAGAAACAG aacggGGCCCTGGAGAgccgtgtgtgtgagctggagaGGACAGTGGACCGGGAGCGTGAGCTGGGGCATCAGAGGCTGAGCCAGAAGGACCAGGAGATGGCCACCATGAGGGAGCAGATGCAGGGCCAGCTGGAGGACTACGAGAACCTGCTGGATGTCAAGCTGGCCCTGGACATGGAGATCAACGCCTACAGGAAgatgctggagggggaggagcagag ACTGCACCTGTCTCCAAGCCCCTCCCAGCACGCGACTGTGTcacgcacacacttgcacgGCGCCCGGAAGCTAAAGGGAAAGAAACGTAAACATGAAGGCCCGTCAGGGACCTCACCTGCTTATAAAGTGTCCCAGAATGCAACAGCGCATGGACATGTGACTGTGGCCGAGATCGATCTGGATGGAAGCTATGTCGTGCTGAAGAACAATTCGGACACA GAGCAGCCACTAGGGGGctgggtggtgaggaggagccACCCAGACTGCCCAGAGATATCCTTCCAGCTCCCCCCAGCCTAtgtgctgggaggagggcagaccCTCACC atctGGGCAGCAGAGGCGGGTGTGGAAGCTAACCCCCCCAGTGACCTGGTTCTTAGGGATCACATGAGCTGGGGCCCAGTCTCTGATGTCCGGGTGTGTTTGCTCAACTCCAACAACGAG GAGACAGCGGAGCgcaggttggtgtgtgtgcaggggagagtggaggaggacttTAACGTGGACTTcgatgaggagtgtgtgactGGCAGTGACGTTCACCACCTCAGAAGACAG ccaaagagaagaaaaaagaaatgttGTTTGTTGTCTTGA
- the lmnl3 gene encoding lamin L3 isoform X3, whose protein sequence is MASPASTPATSTSRSTRSTARRNTGTASPSGISPTRLSRVQEKEELSHLNDRLAAYIERVRQLENDKSSMLLLLEEKEESKNREMGNVRRLYEEELADVRMSLDALASERARLQIDYSHVVEDHRKLQARNQKKECDLGSAVSQWRNLETALNSKDAECANLLVENRRLEKDLSEHRSHLASLESSLLDTKTQLNTEMLRRVDLENQLQTVREQLNFQKHIREQEVEEVRSRHESRMMEVDSGRQREFESKLSEAMQQLRQEHDGQIQQYKEELEKTYNAKLENAKQSAVKNGDVASSTREELVGTKLRIDTLTSQLIHFQKQNGALESRVCELERTVDRERELGHQRLSQKDQEMATMREQMQGQLEDYENLLDVKLALDMEINAYRKMLEGEEQRLHLSPSPSQHATVSRTHLHGARKLKGKKRKHEGPSGTSPAYKVSQNATAHGHVTVAEIDLDGSYVVLKNNSDTEQPLGGWVVRRSHPDCPEISFQLPPAYVLGGGQTLTIWAAEAGVEANPPSDLVLRDHMSWGPVSDVRVCLLNSNNEETAERRLVCVQGRVEEDFNVDFDEECVTGSDVHHLRRQGQVRTDDPSCAVM, encoded by the exons ATGGCCTCTCCCGCCTCCACACCAGCAACCTCCACTAGCCGCTCAACCCGCTCCACCGCCAGACGAAACACCGGCACCGCGTCCCCCAGCGGAATCAGCCCTACCCGCCTGTCCCGGGTCCAGGAGAAGGAAGAGCTCAGCCATCTCAACGACCGACTTGCTGCATACATAGAGCGCGTCCGCCAACTGGAAAATGACAAGTCATCCATGCTGCTCCTgctggaggagaaagaagagtcTAAGAACCGGGAGATGGGCAACGTCCGTCGGCTGTATGAAGAGGAGTTGGCTGATGTCAGGATGAGCCTGGATGCCCTGGCGAGCGAGAGGGCCAGGCTGCAAATTGATTATAGTCATGTTGTAGAAGACCACCGCAAACTACAAGCCAG GAACCAGAAGAAGGAGTGTGACCTGGGCAGTGCGGTGTCTCAATGGAGGAACCTGGAGACGGCCCTGAACTCTAAAGATGCAGAGTGTGCCAACCTACTGGTGGAGAACAGGAGACTGGAGAAAGATCTGTCCGAGCACAGGTCCCATCTGGCCAGT ttggAGTCTTCCCTGTTGGACACGAAGACCCAGCTGAACACTGAgatgctgaggagggtggacttGGAGAACCAGCTGCAAACTGTCAGAGAACAACTCAACTTCCAGAAACACATCCGTGAACAG gaggtggaggaagtccGAAGCAGGCATGAGAGTCGCATGATGGAGGTGGACtctgggaggcagagggagtttGAGAGCAAACTGTCTGAGGCCATGCAACAACTACGGCAGGAACACGACGGACAAATACAGCAGTATAAGGAGGAACTGGAGAAAACCTACAATGCCAAG CTAGAGAATGCCAAGCAGAGCGCTGTGAAGAACGGTGACGTGGCGTCCTCCACCAGAGAAGAACTCGTAGGAACCAAACTGAGGATCGATACGTTGACTTCCCAGCTCATTCACTTCCAGAAACAG aacggGGCCCTGGAGAgccgtgtgtgtgagctggagaGGACAGTGGACCGGGAGCGTGAGCTGGGGCATCAGAGGCTGAGCCAGAAGGACCAGGAGATGGCCACCATGAGGGAGCAGATGCAGGGCCAGCTGGAGGACTACGAGAACCTGCTGGATGTCAAGCTGGCCCTGGACATGGAGATCAACGCCTACAGGAAgatgctggagggggaggagcagag ACTGCACCTGTCTCCAAGCCCCTCCCAGCACGCGACTGTGTcacgcacacacttgcacgGCGCCCGGAAGCTAAAGGGAAAGAAACGTAAACATGAAGGCCCGTCAGGGACCTCACCTGCTTATAAAGTGTCCCAGAATGCAACAGCGCATGGACATGTGACTGTGGCCGAGATCGATCTGGATGGAAGCTATGTCGTGCTGAAGAACAATTCGGACACA GAGCAGCCACTAGGGGGctgggtggtgaggaggagccACCCAGACTGCCCAGAGATATCCTTCCAGCTCCCCCCAGCCTAtgtgctgggaggagggcagaccCTCACC atctGGGCAGCAGAGGCGGGTGTGGAAGCTAACCCCCCCAGTGACCTGGTTCTTAGGGATCACATGAGCTGGGGCCCAGTCTCTGATGTCCGGGTGTGTTTGCTCAACTCCAACAACGAG GAGACAGCGGAGCgcaggttggtgtgtgtgcaggggagagtggaggaggacttTAACGTGGACTTcgatgaggagtgtgtgactGGCAGTGACGTTCACCACCTCAGAAGACAG GGTCAGGTGAGAACTGATGATCCTAGCTGCGCTGTCATGTGA
- the lmnl3 gene encoding lamin L3 isoform X1, producing the protein MASPASTPATSTSRSTRSTARRNTGTASPSGISPTRLSRVQEKEELSHLNDRLAAYIERVRQLENDKSSMLLLLEEKEESKNREMGNVRRLYEEELADVRMSLDALASERARLQIDYSHVVEDHRKLQARNQKKECDLGSAVSQWRNLETALNSKDAECANLLVENRRLEKDLSEHRSHLASLESSLLDTKTQLNTEMLRRVDLENQLQTVREQLNFQKHIREQEVEEVRSRHESRMMEVDSGRQREFESKLSEAMQQLRQEHDGQIQQYKEELEKTYNAKMNLCVREARISCRTVLDRIIVLDLKVVGEEGEGCMERREEGWDLVKRGEVLERGEVLERGEVLERGEVLERGEVLERGEVLERGEVLERGEVLERGEVLERGGLCEMVDEGAEREGLQEVVDGEKRGGMLMKECVIRLKKLENAKQSAVKNGDVASSTREELVGTKLRIDTLTSQLIHFQKQNGALESRVCELERTVDRERELGHQRLSQKDQEMATMREQMQGQLEDYENLLDVKLALDMEINAYRKMLEGEEQRLHLSPSPSQHATVSRTHLHGARKLKGKKRKHEGPSGTSPAYKVSQNATAHGHVTVAEIDLDGSYVVLKNNSDTEQPLGGWVVRRSHPDCPEISFQLPPAYVLGGGQTLTIWAAEAGVEANPPSDLVLRDHMSWGPVSDVRVCLLNSNNEETAERRLVCVQGRVEEDFNVDFDEECVTGSDVHHLRRQGQVRTDDPSCAVM; encoded by the exons ATGGCCTCTCCCGCCTCCACACCAGCAACCTCCACTAGCCGCTCAACCCGCTCCACCGCCAGACGAAACACCGGCACCGCGTCCCCCAGCGGAATCAGCCCTACCCGCCTGTCCCGGGTCCAGGAGAAGGAAGAGCTCAGCCATCTCAACGACCGACTTGCTGCATACATAGAGCGCGTCCGCCAACTGGAAAATGACAAGTCATCCATGCTGCTCCTgctggaggagaaagaagagtcTAAGAACCGGGAGATGGGCAACGTCCGTCGGCTGTATGAAGAGGAGTTGGCTGATGTCAGGATGAGCCTGGATGCCCTGGCGAGCGAGAGGGCCAGGCTGCAAATTGATTATAGTCATGTTGTAGAAGACCACCGCAAACTACAAGCCAG GAACCAGAAGAAGGAGTGTGACCTGGGCAGTGCGGTGTCTCAATGGAGGAACCTGGAGACGGCCCTGAACTCTAAAGATGCAGAGTGTGCCAACCTACTGGTGGAGAACAGGAGACTGGAGAAAGATCTGTCCGAGCACAGGTCCCATCTGGCCAGT ttggAGTCTTCCCTGTTGGACACGAAGACCCAGCTGAACACTGAgatgctgaggagggtggacttGGAGAACCAGCTGCAAACTGTCAGAGAACAACTCAACTTCCAGAAACACATCCGTGAACAG gaggtggaggaagtccGAAGCAGGCATGAGAGTCGCATGATGGAGGTGGACtctgggaggcagagggagtttGAGAGCAAACTGTCTGAGGCCATGCAACAACTACGGCAGGAACACGACGGACAAATACAGCAGTATAAGGAGGAACTGGAGAAAACCTACAATGCCAAG atgAATCTCTGCGTTAGAGAAGCCAGGATCTCGTGCAGGACAGTGCTAGACCGCATCATTGTGCTGGATCTCAAGGTggtaggagaggaaggagagggatgtatggagaggagagaggaagggtgggatctggtaaagagaggagaggtgctggagaggggagaggtgctggagagaggagaggtgctggagagaggagaggtgctggagaggggagaggtgctggagaggggagaggtgctggagaggggagaggtgctggagaggggagaggtgctggagagaggagaggtgctggagagaggaggattatGTGAGATGGTAGatgaaggagcagagagagagggattgcaGGAGGTGGtagatggagagaaaagaggtGGAATGCTGATGAAAGAGTGCGTTATCCGACTGAAAAAG CTAGAGAATGCCAAGCAGAGCGCTGTGAAGAACGGTGACGTGGCGTCCTCCACCAGAGAAGAACTCGTAGGAACCAAACTGAGGATCGATACGTTGACTTCCCAGCTCATTCACTTCCAGAAACAG aacggGGCCCTGGAGAgccgtgtgtgtgagctggagaGGACAGTGGACCGGGAGCGTGAGCTGGGGCATCAGAGGCTGAGCCAGAAGGACCAGGAGATGGCCACCATGAGGGAGCAGATGCAGGGCCAGCTGGAGGACTACGAGAACCTGCTGGATGTCAAGCTGGCCCTGGACATGGAGATCAACGCCTACAGGAAgatgctggagggggaggagcagag ACTGCACCTGTCTCCAAGCCCCTCCCAGCACGCGACTGTGTcacgcacacacttgcacgGCGCCCGGAAGCTAAAGGGAAAGAAACGTAAACATGAAGGCCCGTCAGGGACCTCACCTGCTTATAAAGTGTCCCAGAATGCAACAGCGCATGGACATGTGACTGTGGCCGAGATCGATCTGGATGGAAGCTATGTCGTGCTGAAGAACAATTCGGACACA GAGCAGCCACTAGGGGGctgggtggtgaggaggagccACCCAGACTGCCCAGAGATATCCTTCCAGCTCCCCCCAGCCTAtgtgctgggaggagggcagaccCTCACC atctGGGCAGCAGAGGCGGGTGTGGAAGCTAACCCCCCCAGTGACCTGGTTCTTAGGGATCACATGAGCTGGGGCCCAGTCTCTGATGTCCGGGTGTGTTTGCTCAACTCCAACAACGAG GAGACAGCGGAGCgcaggttggtgtgtgtgcaggggagagtggaggaggacttTAACGTGGACTTcgatgaggagtgtgtgactGGCAGTGACGTTCACCACCTCAGAAGACAG GGTCAGGTGAGAACTGATGATCCTAGCTGCGCTGTCATGTGA